A single region of the Salvia miltiorrhiza cultivar Shanhuang (shh) chromosome 8, IMPLAD_Smil_shh, whole genome shotgun sequence genome encodes:
- the LOC131001649 gene encoding plasmodesmata-located protein 7-like: METAPSSNLLITVSVQILSILFFIPASSAADSFIYGGCSQVKYTAGSQYESNLNSLLTSLVNSATYSAYNKFTIMGSTPQDVVYGLYQCRADLAMPECATCVARAVSHLAPLCPQACGAAIQLDACFAKYDNVSFIGVEDKAVVMNKCGPSDGFDADRMARRDAMLAGLSRPGGPFRVGGSEDVQGVAQCVGDLSNGQCQDCLTEAMRRLKAECGGAVFGDMFLAKCYARYSTNGAHAYSQPNHVHSTSHSDSEKTFAIVLGLLAGVALLIIFLTFLRRISGRNGK; this comes from the exons ATGGAAACAGCTCCTTCTTCTAATCTCCTTATTACTGTCTCTGTCCAAATCTTGAGCATTTTGTTCTTCATTCCGGCCTCCTCCGCGGCCGACTCCTTCATCTACGGCGGGTGCTCGCAGGTGAAATACACGGCGGGGTCCCAATACGAATCAAATCTCAACTCCCTGCTGACCTCTCTGGTGAACTCGGCCACCTACTCAGCCTACAACAAGTTCACCATCATGGGGTCCACCCCGCAAGACGTGGTCTACGGGCTCTACCAGTGCCGGGCCGACCTAGCCATGCCGGAGTGCGCCACCTGCGTGGCCCGCGCCGTCTCCCACCTCGCCCCGCTCTGCCCCCAGGCGTGCGGCGCCGCCATCCAGCTCGACGCCTGCTTCGCCAAGTACGACAACGTCTCCTTCATCGGGGTCGAGGACAAGGCCGTCGTCATGAACAAGTGCGGGCCCTCCGACGGCTTCGACGCCGACCGGATGGCCCGCCGCGACGCCATGCTGGCCGGCCTCAGCCGGCCCGGCGGGCCCTTCCGGGTTGGCGGCTCCGAGGATGTCCAGGGAGTCGCGCAGTGCGTCGGCGACTTGTCCAACGGCCAGTGCCAGGATTGCCTCACGGAGGCCATGCGGCGGCTCAAGGCCGAGTGCGGCGGCGCCGTCTTCGGTGATATGTTCTTGGCCAAGTGTTACGCCAGGTACTCCACCAATGGGGCCCACGCTTATTCCCAACCCAATCACG TTCATTCGACTTCTCATAGTGACTCGGAGAAGACATTTGCTATAGTTCTTGGATTATTAGCTGGGGTTGCATTGCTCATCATCTTCCTCACTTTTCTCAGAAGGATTTCTGGCCGAAACG gtaaataa
- the LOC131001628 gene encoding uncharacterized protein LOC131001628 has protein sequence MAATDVTQVGINFEGQHYVDSFPKLEKRGRIPKRQRPSTAAPQEKLGEQQILVEDHCCRESTHVEEETAVADQEEEHQKSNDEEKELENVGFDEHHKSDEAPQEEKDWVVTATQEIPLKSVEEGNPAEETETSTNEEDDYLFFGTFRSLIRIAAGNQEEREAPVEESNDGAHEREIIQQNKMEDVCVDEQQKSDAQIMTSSQESTQQEEEGVVSQLPNYVENPHKPTTDVEEKEISDSEVQKSTTDVVEGGAQEKQTTDMEEKEGGAQEKQTTDVEEKEGGAQADERETTDPEVVASGETENKESDSAAAAVEETPLQKIDAREEEMSFGGKNYDDHFPKIERKQRITKRERRGEFQN, from the coding sequence ATGGCAGCGACAGATGTGACGCAAGTAGGGATTAATTTTGAAGGGCAACACTATGTTGACAGTTTTCCGAAATTAGAGAAAAGAGGGAGAATTCCCAAAAGACAAAGACCATCAACTGCTGCACCACAAGAGAAGTTGGGAGAGCAACAAATTCTAGTTGAAGATCACTGCTGCCGGGAATCAACGCATGTCGAGGAAGAAACTGCAGTGGCCGATCAAGAAGAAGAACACCAGAAATCGAATGATGAAGAAAAAGAGTTGGAGAATGTTGGCTTTGACGAGCACCATAAATCAGATGAAGCACCTCAAGAAGAGAAAGATTGGGTCGTCACTGCAACTCAAGAAATTCCCCTGAAATCTGTGGAAGAAGGAAATCCGGCGGAAGAGACAGAAACTTCAACTAATGAGGAAGATGATTATCTCTTCTTTGGAACATTCCGATCCCTGATTCGGATTGCTGCAGGAAatcaagaagagagagaagctcCAGTTGAGGAATCGAACGATGGTGCCCACGAGAGAGAAATCATCCAACAAAACAAGATGGAGGATGTTTGCGTTGATGAGCAGCAGAAATCGGATGCCCAGATTATGACTAGTAGTCAAGAATCAACTCAACAAGAAGAAGAGGGTGTTGTTTCTCAACTCCCAAATTATGTGGAAAATCCCCACAAACCAACTACTGATGTGGAAGAGAAAGAAATCTCTGATAGTGAAGTGCAGAAATCAACTACAGATGTGGTGGAAGGTGGAGCTCAAGAGAAACAAACTACAGATATGGAAGAGAAAGAAGGTGGGGCTCAAGAGAAACAAACTACAGATGTGGAAGAGAAAGAAGGTGGAGCTCAAGCTGATGAGAGAGAAACAACTGATCCGGAAGTCGTGGCAAGCGGAGAGACAGAAAATAAAGAATCAGACTCGGCGGCAGCAGCAGTGGAAGAGACACCGTTGCAAAAAATCGATGCGAGAGAGGAAGAGATGAGTTTTGGAGGGAAAAATTACGATGACCATTTCCCGAAAATAGAGAGGAAGCAGAGAATTACAAAAAGAGAGAGGCGGGGAGAGTTTCAAAATTAA
- the LOC131001655 gene encoding ADP-ribosylation factor-like protein 8c isoform X1 produces the protein MNKTKNKKPKQRDSNSIPSWDYPFSVGEVSQFSLFLHFRHPFSFPLFHLCFSYKRSRICTIPSFSNLPFHSFHQNISKFPHLLKMGLWDSLLNWLRSLFYKQEMELSLVGLQNAGKTSLVNAIATGGYTEDSIPTVGFNMRKVTKGNVTIKLWDLGGQRRFRSMWERYCRGVSAIVYVVDAADRDSIPITRSELHDLLKKPTLAGIPLLVLGNKIDKSEALTEQPLIDQLGLNSIADREVCCYMISCKETVNIDIVMEWLIKHSKTVK, from the exons AtgaataaaacaaaaaacaaaaaaccaaaACAGAGAGACAGCAACAGTATTCCAAGTTGGGATTATCCCTTTTCAGTCGGTGAAGTTTCTCAATTCTCACTTTTCTTGCATTTCAGACATCCCTTTTCCTTCCCCTTATTTCACCTATGTTTCTCCTATAAGAGATCACGAATCTGCACTATACCCTCTTTTTCTAATCTTCCTTTTCACTCATTTCACCAAAATATTTCAAAGTTTCCTCATTTATTGAAGATGGGCTTGTGGGATTCACTGCTCAACTGGTTACGAAG TTTATTCTACAAACAGGAAATGGAACTCTCTCTTGTAGGCCTTCAAAATGCAGGGAAGACCTCACTCGTCAACGCCATCGCT ACAGGAGGCTACACTGAGGATTCGATTCCAACT GTGGGGTTCAATATGCGGAAAGTCACAAAAGGAAACGTAACTATAAAACTTTGGGACTTGGGAGGGCAACGAAGATTTCGCTCCATGTGGGAACGCTATTGCCGTGGTGTCTCAGCTATAGT ATATGTAGTTGATGCTGCTGATCGAGACAGCATCCCCATAACACGAAGCGAATTACATGATCTCTTGAAGAAACCTACTCTAGCTGGGATTCCTTTGCTTGTACTTGGCAACAAGATCGATAAGTCAGAAGCTCTTACAGAGCAACCTCTGATTGATCAGCT GGGATTGAATTCAATCGCGGATAGAGAAGTGTGCTGCTATATGATATCTTGCAAGGAGACGGTGAACATAGATATTGTGATGGAGTGGCTTATCAAACACTCAAAAACAGTTAAATGA
- the LOC131001685 gene encoding nudix hydrolase 18, mitochondrial-like, whose product MELKNMLALAARTGRHMQRYNIFGHRQVVGCIPYRYRSRGGASMVDEEDIEVLVITAQRKGKGVMFPKGGWEIDESIEEAALRETVEEAGVVGDVEHKLGKWSFNSKNRETFYEGHMFPLLVKEQLEFWPEKDIRQRIWISVREARRVCEYWWMKEALELLVNRLTSASPPKTEVVSLARAAANVALIANA is encoded by the exons atGGAGTTGAAGAATATGTTAGCTCTTGCTGCTCGTACTGGACGCCATATGCAGCGCTACAATATCTTTGGCCACCGCCAAGTAGTTGg ATGCATTCCATACAGATATAGAAGTCGAGGTGGAGCATCTATGGTGGATGAGGAAGATATTGAAGTCCTTGTTATAACTGCACAAAGAAAAGGCAAAGGGGTGATGTTTCCAAAG GGAGGTTGGGAAATTGATGAATCTATTGAAGAAGCAGCGTTGCGCGAAACTGTGGAGGAAGCCGGTGTGGTCGGAGATGTTGAG CATAAATTGGGGAAATGGAGTTTCAATAGCAAAAACAGGGAAACCTTCTATGAAGGTCACATGTTCCCATTGCTAGTGAAGGAGCAGCTGGAATTCTGGCCTGAGAAAGACATCCGTCAAAGAATTTGG ATAAGTGTTAGAGAAGCAAGAAGGGTTTGCGAATATTGGTGGATGAAGGAAGCTCTAGAATTACTAGTGAATCGCCTCACCTCAGCCTCGCCGCCCAAAACAGAAGTGGTTAGCTTAGCCAGAGCCGCAGCAAATGTTGCTTTGATTGCAAACGCTTGA
- the LOC131001655 gene encoding ADP-ribosylation factor-like protein 8c isoform X2, which produces MGLWDSLLNWLRSLFYKQEMELSLVGLQNAGKTSLVNAIATGGYTEDSIPTVGFNMRKVTKGNVTIKLWDLGGQRRFRSMWERYCRGVSAIVYVVDAADRDSIPITRSELHDLLKKPTLAGIPLLVLGNKIDKSEALTEQPLIDQLGLNSIADREVCCYMISCKETVNIDIVMEWLIKHSKTVK; this is translated from the exons ATGGGCTTGTGGGATTCACTGCTCAACTGGTTACGAAG TTTATTCTACAAACAGGAAATGGAACTCTCTCTTGTAGGCCTTCAAAATGCAGGGAAGACCTCACTCGTCAACGCCATCGCT ACAGGAGGCTACACTGAGGATTCGATTCCAACT GTGGGGTTCAATATGCGGAAAGTCACAAAAGGAAACGTAACTATAAAACTTTGGGACTTGGGAGGGCAACGAAGATTTCGCTCCATGTGGGAACGCTATTGCCGTGGTGTCTCAGCTATAGT ATATGTAGTTGATGCTGCTGATCGAGACAGCATCCCCATAACACGAAGCGAATTACATGATCTCTTGAAGAAACCTACTCTAGCTGGGATTCCTTTGCTTGTACTTGGCAACAAGATCGATAAGTCAGAAGCTCTTACAGAGCAACCTCTGATTGATCAGCT GGGATTGAATTCAATCGCGGATAGAGAAGTGTGCTGCTATATGATATCTTGCAAGGAGACGGTGAACATAGATATTGTGATGGAGTGGCTTATCAAACACTCAAAAACAGTTAAATGA